A section of the Alkalihalobacillus sp. LMS39 genome encodes:
- a CDS encoding Wzz/FepE/Etk N-terminal domain-containing protein: MEETISLQEIFATIRRRIKLIILIPILAVLVSGIISYFVLTPVYESSTQLLVNQTQQEQNINSNDIRANLEIINTYNVIIKSPVILEKVIAEANLSETVGQVNNRITVGSEGNSQVVKITVQHEQPELAVLIANTVADVFQREIVTIMNVDNVNILSPAQLSANPSPVAPKPTLNMAIAFVVGLMIAVGIAFLLEYLDTSVKDEQDIEKLLELPILGVVPNMDNDKKKRRGA, encoded by the coding sequence ATGGAAGAAACGATTAGTTTACAAGAGATATTTGCAACAATACGAAGAAGAATAAAGTTAATCATTCTCATTCCGATATTAGCTGTTCTTGTAAGTGGGATAATTAGTTATTTTGTACTAACTCCGGTTTACGAAAGTTCCACTCAATTACTCGTGAATCAAACACAACAAGAGCAAAATATTAATTCAAATGACATAAGAGCAAATTTAGAAATAATTAATACGTATAACGTCATTATAAAAAGTCCAGTTATTTTAGAAAAAGTGATAGCTGAGGCAAATTTATCGGAAACGGTTGGACAAGTTAACAATAGAATTACTGTTGGAAGTGAAGGAAACTCACAGGTTGTTAAAATAACGGTACAACATGAACAACCAGAATTGGCAGTTTTAATTGCCAATACAGTGGCCGATGTTTTTCAACGTGAAATTGTTACAATTATGAATGTTGACAATGTGAACATCTTATCTCCAGCGCAATTAAGTGCAAATCCCAGTCCGGTTGCTCCAAAACCAACATTAAATATGGCAATTGCGTTTGTTGTAGGTTTAATGATCGCAGTAGGGATTGCGTTTTTACTAGAATATTTAGATACATCAGTTAAAGATGAGCAAGATATTGAAAAATTATTGGAACTTCCAATCTTAGGAGTTGTTCCAAATATGGATAATGATAAGAAGAAAAGAAGAGGCGCTTAA
- a CDS encoding LCP family protein: MKKPLLITLIVLGVGFLSIVGYGLYLYMSVNSTASEIHEPLDRDFSSKRDAQVDVDGKQPMSFLIAGVDSTGDTHAGRSDTIIVLTVNPNDESIKMVSIPRDTRTEIVGRGTIEKINHAYAYGGVQMTVDTVENFLDVPIDHYISINMEGFKGIVDALGGVNVTNEFAFKQGGHEFAEGPLFLNGEQALSYSRMRKQDARGDFGRNDRQRQIVEAVIKEAAQVSSITKAGSILDAVGESVRTDLTLTEMWAIQSNYSEARHNVEQLALVGPSQRIDGLSYVVISDEDRNNMTQLLREHLELD, translated from the coding sequence ATGAAAAAACCGTTATTAATTACGTTAATTGTGTTAGGTGTTGGTTTTCTTTCAATTGTAGGGTATGGATTATATTTATATATGAGTGTCAATTCGACAGCTTCAGAAATACATGAGCCACTTGACAGAGATTTTTCATCGAAACGTGATGCACAAGTCGATGTCGATGGAAAACAACCGATGTCATTTTTAATTGCTGGGGTTGATTCGACAGGTGATACACATGCGGGTCGCTCTGATACGATTATTGTTCTAACGGTTAATCCGAATGACGAGTCCATTAAAATGGTCAGTATTCCGCGTGATACTCGTACTGAAATTGTTGGACGAGGAACAATCGAGAAGATTAACCATGCATACGCATATGGCGGTGTGCAAATGACAGTTGATACTGTCGAAAATTTCCTTGATGTCCCAATCGACCATTATATTAGTATAAACATGGAAGGCTTTAAAGGAATTGTTGATGCATTAGGTGGAGTTAATGTAACGAATGAATTTGCATTTAAGCAAGGCGGACACGAATTTGCTGAAGGTCCTTTGTTTTTGAACGGAGAACAAGCATTATCTTACTCTCGTATGAGAAAACAAGATGCTCGAGGCGACTTCGGACGAAACGACCGTCAACGTCAAATCGTTGAAGCTGTAATTAAAGAAGCTGCTCAAGTTTCTTCTATAACAAAAGCTGGTAGCATTTTAGATGCGGTTGGAGAATCTGTCCGTACAGATTTAACATTAACTGAAATGTGGGCGATTCAATCAAACTATAGTGAAGCTAGACATAATGTTGAACAACTTGCGTTGGTTGGTCCGAGTCAACGAATTGATGGGTTAAGTTATGTTGTCATTTCAGATGAAGACCGTAACAATATGACACAGCTTTTACGTGAACATCTAGAACTAGACTGA
- a CDS encoding peptidoglycan-binding protein: MSKSATMRKVVISSALATGIFLASPQDADAALGDQTLRKGMNDPDVKDLQDALKAKGFFTFDQSTGYYGPITEEAVRKFQQEHRLQVDGIAGPQTLSTLLALMDQQTQVQAQRTQTAQATTTLSTTSSTQSALTTTSVLRFGSRGKQVEELQLRLKQEGHFNHEVTGYFGRITTDAVKAYQRKHKLKVDGIVGPQTLSSLLSVNQPNTNSTLKVSTPSTGQVAVLRNGSKGTQVRTLQQQLKDLGYFNHSVTGNFGGITELAVRDFQRARKIKVDGLVGPQTRAELEKALAEKKTGKAPAATPVTTTPAPSTSLTIGTRSDAVTELQSQLRSLGLFNVQPTGYYGEITAQSVREFQRLNNIKVTGVANQTTINKIKEVATNKASESTNELPSRGSNPAAMVTNMVADAATFIGTPYVWGGTTASGFDCSGFVQTVFSRQGVTIPRTVALQWNFGKTVSQPAVGDVVFFETVTGPSHNGIYIGNNQFIHSGSSTGVIVANMNSNYWKERYLGAKRMY; the protein is encoded by the coding sequence GTGAGTAAATCGGCAACGATGAGAAAAGTCGTCATTTCATCAGCGTTAGCTACAGGAATTTTCTTAGCAAGCCCGCAAGATGCAGATGCAGCCTTAGGAGATCAAACGCTCCGGAAAGGAATGAATGATCCGGATGTGAAAGATTTGCAAGATGCATTAAAAGCAAAAGGATTTTTCACCTTTGATCAGTCAACAGGGTATTATGGACCAATTACAGAAGAGGCGGTCCGTAAATTTCAACAAGAGCACCGTCTTCAAGTCGACGGAATTGCAGGCCCACAAACATTAAGTACGCTTCTTGCGTTAATGGACCAACAAACACAAGTGCAAGCCCAAAGAACACAAACAGCACAAGCAACAACAACTTTGTCAACAACGTCTTCAACACAATCGGCGTTAACGACTACATCAGTGCTACGCTTTGGTTCACGAGGGAAACAAGTCGAAGAATTACAACTGAGATTAAAACAAGAAGGTCATTTTAATCATGAAGTGACAGGGTATTTCGGGCGGATAACAACAGATGCTGTCAAAGCGTACCAACGTAAGCATAAGTTAAAGGTGGATGGCATTGTTGGACCACAGACACTTTCATCGCTTTTGAGTGTAAACCAACCAAACACTAACTCAACATTGAAAGTCTCAACTCCTTCAACTGGACAAGTTGCCGTATTGCGTAATGGCAGTAAAGGCACCCAAGTAAGAACTTTACAGCAACAGCTTAAGGATTTGGGATATTTTAACCACAGTGTCACAGGTAATTTCGGTGGGATTACTGAACTTGCGGTTAGAGATTTTCAAAGAGCTCGAAAGATTAAAGTAGATGGATTAGTAGGACCGCAAACTCGTGCGGAACTGGAAAAGGCACTAGCAGAAAAGAAGACAGGGAAAGCACCTGCCGCAACACCAGTCACAACAACTCCAGCTCCTTCAACGTCTTTAACGATTGGGACAAGAAGTGATGCAGTGACAGAGTTACAATCACAACTTCGTTCATTAGGATTATTTAATGTCCAGCCAACAGGGTATTACGGAGAAATTACTGCCCAGTCAGTAAGAGAGTTTCAACGGTTAAATAACATTAAAGTAACAGGAGTAGCAAACCAAACGACAATTAATAAAATTAAAGAAGTAGCTACAAATAAAGCATCAGAATCGACGAATGAACTTCCAAGCCGTGGATCTAACCCTGCAGCTATGGTAACGAATATGGTAGCGGATGCCGCAACATTTATCGGAACTCCATATGTCTGGGGTGGAACGACGGCAAGTGGATTTGACTGTAGTGGATTTGTACAAACAGTCTTTAGTAGACAAGGTGTAACGATTCCAAGAACGGTCGCATTACAATGGAATTTTGGGAAAACAGTATCACAACCAGCAGTGGGAGATGTTGTATTCTTTGAAACCGTAACTGGTCCATCACATAATGGCATTTACATAGGGAATAACCAGTTCATCCATAGTGGTTCGTCCACGGGGGTTATCGTTGCAAATATGAACAGTAACTATTGGAAAGAAAGATATTTAGGTGCGAAGCGGATGTATTAA
- a CDS encoding competence protein ComK yields MGKYKELDYMINAHTMLLKPVQHEKYGTLVYEKGCKFYTMFRPKDYIECACLEGGSSYAGRREAVLYSTTYRNKIPIPIFPEQSIIAFPTLSSSQFLCEWVFLHHIKGYKMLEKIVKEPRTQVDFSDGQYEDVMMSAYSFQEQMERASYCNFLFSKATMMNHT; encoded by the coding sequence ATGGGGAAGTACAAAGAGCTAGATTATATGATTAATGCTCATACGATGCTGTTAAAGCCAGTCCAACACGAGAAATATGGAACGTTAGTGTATGAAAAAGGCTGTAAGTTCTACACGATGTTCAGACCGAAGGATTATATTGAATGCGCTTGTTTAGAAGGAGGATCTAGTTATGCGGGGCGAAGAGAAGCGGTCCTATATAGTACGACGTATCGCAATAAAATTCCAATTCCGATATTTCCGGAACAAAGCATTATAGCTTTTCCAACATTGTCATCGAGCCAATTTCTATGTGAGTGGGTATTCCTACACCATATTAAAGGATATAAGATGTTAGAAAAAATAGTAAAAGAGCCAAGAACGCAGGTTGATTTTAGTGATGGTCAATATGAGGATGTGATGATGTCTGCTTACAGCTTCCAAGAGCAAATGGAACGAGCATCTTATTGTAATTTTCTATTTTCAAAAGCAACAATGATGAATCATACATAA
- a CDS encoding sigma-70 family RNA polymerase sigma factor, protein MDYSKMTFDFVATQFEPMIKKQIKALHLYKSYDEFYQMGLIALWEAHKNFDSKKGAFPAYAQSYVRGKMMTLLQKEKTFETRHEIHDDDVQITKSYTMFDDEREELPDLYFEGLSPREKLWVHEAIVLQKKRKQIAEDHRVSIEVVKGWRKGAIRKLRNKHLLTEKC, encoded by the coding sequence ATGGATTATTCAAAAATGACTTTTGACTTTGTCGCTACACAATTTGAACCAATGATAAAAAAACAAATAAAAGCATTACACCTCTATAAAAGCTATGATGAGTTTTATCAAATGGGGTTAATCGCACTATGGGAGGCACACAAAAACTTTGATTCAAAAAAAGGAGCATTTCCAGCGTATGCACAATCTTATGTTCGAGGAAAAATGATGACGTTGTTACAAAAAGAAAAGACATTTGAAACAAGACATGAAATACATGATGATGATGTTCAAATAACGAAAAGCTATACTATGTTTGATGATGAAAGAGAAGAATTACCCGACTTGTATTTTGAAGGTCTAAGCCCACGAGAAAAACTATGGGTTCATGAGGCGATCGTTTTGCAAAAGAAACGAAAACAAATAGCAGAGGATCATCGAGTATCTATAGAGGTAGTCAAAGGATGGCGGAAGGGCGCGATAAGAAAATTAAGAAACAAACACCTCCTTACCGAAAAATGTTAA
- a CDS encoding serine/threonine protein kinase: MEQHWETVIQSLSAITVTSNPNNNPVTITGTVPDIRCVGVGTDAAVFQSIHAPKFAFKMYSIDKQDKVKIEEGVYRKLGEAPYFSSCYGSTDNILVLSFEEGVTLFDCLLQGICIPRNIIEDVENARLYVQEKGLNPRDIHLKNILMQHGKAKILDVSEYVKEGNDYRWEHLKRAYDEYYYLIDGKSVPFWLLETIRKWYHQWNKYSTTFDEFMKYVLKHTTYKK; this comes from the coding sequence ATGGAGCAACACTGGGAAACAGTAATACAAAGCCTTTCAGCCATTACGGTCACGTCCAATCCAAACAACAATCCGGTCACAATAACAGGAACGGTACCTGATATTCGTTGTGTTGGAGTGGGAACGGATGCGGCTGTGTTCCAATCGATTCATGCTCCGAAATTTGCGTTTAAAATGTACTCGATAGACAAACAGGATAAAGTGAAAATTGAAGAAGGGGTATACCGGAAGTTAGGTGAGGCTCCGTATTTCTCAAGTTGTTATGGCTCAACCGATAATATTCTCGTGTTAAGTTTTGAAGAAGGGGTGACATTGTTTGATTGTCTTCTTCAAGGAATCTGTATTCCCAGAAATATAATTGAAGACGTGGAAAATGCTCGGCTGTATGTGCAGGAAAAAGGCTTAAATCCCCGCGATATTCATTTGAAAAATATACTAATGCAACATGGCAAAGCGAAAATATTAGACGTATCCGAGTATGTAAAAGAAGGAAATGACTATCGCTGGGAACATTTAAAACGAGCGTATGATGAATATTATTATCTTATTGATGGGAAATCAGTTCCGTTTTGGCTATTAGAAACCATCAGGAAGTGGTATCATCAATGGAATAAGTACTCAACAACCTTTGATGAATTTATGAAATATGTATTAAAACATACGACATATAAAAAATAA
- the galU gene encoding UTP--glucose-1-phosphate uridylyltransferase GalU, protein MNVRKAIIPAAGLGTRFLPATKAQPKEMLPIVDKPTIQYIVEEAVESGIEDIIIISGRGKRAIEDHFDKSYELEETLEKKQKYAMLEEIQSISNLANIHYIRQKEPKGLGHAILCARRFVGDEPFAVMLGDDIVRSEVPCLKQLIDTFNRYHSSVVGVQPVPDEDVSKYGIVAPKGSEIEEGVIHVDDLVEKPKLADAPSNFAIMGRYVLRPEIFEILANTKPGAGNEIQLTDAIKQLNLDQAVLAYEFQGKRYDVGDKFGFIKATVDFALEREDLQKEVFAYLESITSNKLSI, encoded by the coding sequence GTGAATGTACGAAAGGCGATTATCCCCGCAGCTGGATTAGGAACGAGGTTTCTTCCTGCAACAAAAGCACAACCGAAAGAAATGCTTCCGATTGTAGATAAACCAACAATTCAATATATTGTCGAAGAAGCGGTTGAATCTGGAATTGAAGACATTATTATTATTAGTGGTCGTGGAAAACGCGCAATCGAAGATCACTTTGACAAATCGTATGAGTTAGAAGAGACTTTAGAGAAGAAACAAAAATATGCGATGTTAGAAGAAATTCAATCGATTTCAAATCTAGCAAACATTCACTATATTCGCCAAAAAGAACCAAAAGGACTTGGCCATGCGATTTTATGTGCGCGCCGTTTTGTTGGGGATGAGCCTTTTGCTGTTATGTTGGGTGATGATATCGTCCGTAGTGAAGTTCCGTGCTTAAAGCAATTGATTGATACGTTTAATCGATATCATTCATCTGTTGTTGGTGTTCAGCCGGTACCTGATGAAGATGTTTCGAAATATGGGATTGTGGCGCCGAAAGGATCAGAAATTGAAGAAGGTGTCATTCATGTTGATGACTTAGTGGAAAAGCCTAAACTAGCAGATGCTCCATCTAATTTTGCAATCATGGGTAGATACGTCCTCCGACCGGAAATTTTTGAGATTTTAGCCAACACAAAACCTGGTGCTGGAAATGAAATTCAATTAACAGATGCCATTAAACAATTAAACTTAGATCAAGCCGTTCTAGCCTATGAGTTTCAAGGTAAACGGTATGATGTTGGAGATAAATTTGGCTTTATTAAAGCAACGGTTGATTTCGCGCTTGAGCGCGAAGACCTTCAAAAAGAAGTGTTTGCTTATTTAGAGTCAATTACAAGCAATAAACTAAGCATTTAA
- a CDS encoding DNA primase — MKKKAFATVGSAVLALGLLAACGDATDDNTGIEEPLDQEPAIEEPMDEGVDDGLEEGTDLGEDTGLEEGDDLGEPADDEGLEADLDDEEEELEADE, encoded by the coding sequence ATGAAGAAAAAAGCATTTGCTACTGTCGGTTCAGCAGTATTAGCATTAGGTTTATTAGCAGCGTGTGGAGACGCAACAGATGACAACACAGGTATCGAGGAGCCGCTTGATCAAGAGCCTGCAATCGAAGAACCAATGGATGAAGGTGTAGACGATGGTCTTGAAGAAGGAACAGACCTAGGTGAAGACACTGGTCTTGAAGAAGGCGATGACTTAGGTGAACCAGCTGATGATGAAGGTTTAGAAGCTGACCTTGACGATGAAGAAGAAGAGCTAGAAGCTGACGAATAA
- a CDS encoding NUDIX hydrolase yields MDYIKMIRSHVGTRPLLLTACAIIIEDEQNRVLLQHRTDTNDWGIPGGFMELGESTEEAARREVYEETGLTVGELELYEVFSGKDFYFVYPNGDEVYNIIVTYTTKEVKGEIKFTDGESYDVKYFPLHQLPDKMIPTSRKMIEQYIKERE; encoded by the coding sequence ATGGACTATATAAAAATGATTCGCTCTCATGTTGGAACGCGCCCATTACTTTTAACTGCGTGTGCAATCATAATAGAAGATGAACAAAACAGGGTATTATTACAGCACCGGACAGATACAAATGACTGGGGAATCCCTGGTGGATTTATGGAGCTTGGGGAATCAACAGAAGAGGCAGCAAGGCGAGAAGTATATGAAGAAACAGGCTTAACAGTCGGAGAACTCGAGTTATATGAAGTGTTTTCCGGAAAAGATTTTTACTTTGTGTATCCGAATGGTGACGAAGTATATAATATCATTGTGACGTATACAACAAAAGAGGTAAAAGGGGAGATAAAATTTACCGATGGTGAAAGTTACGATGTAAAATATTTTCCTCTGCATCAACTACCAGACAAAATGATTCCAACTAGTCGCAAAATGATTGAACAATACATAAAAGAAAGAGAATGA
- the fabZ gene encoding 3-hydroxyacyl-ACP dehydratase FabZ produces MLNIEEIKEIIPHRYPFLLVDRILEVEEGKRAVGIKNVSANEEFFNGHFPEFAVMPGVLIIEALAQVGGVAMLKLEENRGKIALFAGIDKCRFKEQVRPGDQLRLEVEMVRFKGPIGIGKGVAYVGDKVAAEAEMMFALKK; encoded by the coding sequence ATGCTAAACATTGAAGAAATAAAAGAGATTATTCCTCATCGTTATCCGTTTTTGTTGGTTGACCGCATTCTTGAGGTGGAAGAAGGAAAGCGTGCAGTCGGTATTAAAAACGTATCGGCAAATGAAGAGTTCTTCAACGGACATTTCCCAGAGTTCGCTGTTATGCCGGGGGTTTTAATTATTGAAGCTCTTGCTCAAGTCGGTGGAGTCGCGATGTTAAAGTTAGAAGAAAACAGAGGGAAAATCGCCCTATTTGCCGGAATTGATAAATGTCGTTTTAAAGAGCAAGTAAGACCAGGGGATCAGCTTCGGTTAGAAGTTGAAATGGTTCGCTTTAAAGGTCCGATTGGTATTGGTAAAGGTGTGGCTTATGTAGGGGATAAAGTTGCTGCTGAGGCAGAAATGATGTTTGCATTAAAAAAATAG
- a CDS encoding transposase yields MARKQRIWYPGAMYHITCRGNRKWPIFHDEADYTMYLFLLKETQKRYSFLLHSYCLMTNHIHLLIETKTTSISRIMQFLTTRYAKYYNDRYGYVGHLFQGRYYSGLITSTAYFMDASKYIHLNPLDAGMVDSPEDYRWSSLFSYLFHTYNPNITPSFLYSHLPFPEALYYHVFIESEKSWLKHSFRLR; encoded by the coding sequence ATGGCTCGAAAGCAACGGATTTGGTATCCTGGTGCAATGTATCATATTACTTGCCGTGGAAACCGGAAATGGCCGATCTTTCATGATGAAGCGGATTACACGATGTATTTGTTCCTCTTGAAAGAAACGCAAAAACGCTATTCCTTTCTTCTCCATTCTTATTGTCTAATGACAAACCACATTCATCTCCTTATCGAAACGAAAACAACATCTATCTCTCGTATTATGCAATTCCTCACAACTCGTTACGCTAAATATTATAATGACCGTTATGGATACGTTGGTCATCTATTTCAAGGACGCTACTATTCTGGTTTGATTACATCCACCGCTTACTTTATGGACGCCTCAAAATATATTCATCTTAATCCGCTTGATGCAGGTATGGTGGATTCACCTGAAGATTACCGTTGGAGCAGTTTATTTTCTTATTTGTTCCATACATACAACCCCAATATTACTCCCTCTTTTCTATACTCACACCTTCCTTTTCCTGAAGCTCTTTATTATCACGTATTTATCGAAAGTGAAAAGTCTTGGTTAAAACACTCCTTCAGACTAAGGTAG
- a CDS encoding DNA-directed RNA polymerase subunit beta — protein sequence MANKELESKSKTRAELVQEEQALDKKQAKETKEKEKKSRRKRKKRGRIRLIPIWVRIILFVLFAAASLAGGLMVGYGIIGNGEPAEVLEEETWTHILDIIRGVE from the coding sequence ATGGCGAATAAAGAACTTGAATCAAAGTCGAAAACAAGAGCTGAGCTTGTTCAAGAAGAACAAGCTCTAGATAAAAAACAAGCTAAAGAAACAAAAGAAAAAGAAAAGAAATCAAGGCGAAAGCGCAAAAAAAGAGGCCGCATTCGTCTTATTCCTATTTGGGTTCGAATTATCCTTTTCGTTTTGTTTGCTGCTGCCTCTTTAGCAGGTGGATTAATGGTCGGTTACGGCATTATAGGAAACGGCGAACCCGCAGAAGTACTAGAAGAAGAAACATGGACCCACATATTAGACATCATCCGCGGTGTGGAATGA
- a CDS encoding flagellar hook-basal body protein, with amino-acid sequence MNTSMITASNTMGQLQKKLDTISNNLANTNTIGYKRREASFSDLLVQQVNNQLVHSKEVGRLTPNGIRVGAGAKIAQTAMRLEQGAMQQTERPLDVALTTKGTFFEIQVDVNGNPETRYTRDGAFYLSPNANNPQLLNLVTGQGHYVMGENGPIQIPANFKDITISEGGRVSVSLNGGGNVDAGQLAVVRAERPQMLIQMGENLFGLPENLAEQGLNVADILTALGAGEISMQQGSLEMSNVDMSREMTELMMTQRSYQSNARSITMADQMMGLVNSIR; translated from the coding sequence ATGAATACATCGATGATTACGGCTTCAAACACGATGGGGCAGCTTCAAAAAAAGCTTGATACAATCTCAAACAACTTAGCAAATACGAACACGATTGGATATAAACGTCGTGAAGCATCTTTTTCCGATCTTCTAGTCCAACAAGTGAACAATCAATTGGTTCATAGTAAAGAAGTTGGTCGTCTTACTCCAAATGGCATTCGCGTCGGTGCAGGAGCAAAAATTGCCCAAACCGCTATGCGACTTGAGCAAGGAGCGATGCAACAAACCGAACGCCCCCTTGATGTTGCATTAACGACAAAAGGAACTTTCTTTGAAATTCAAGTGGACGTAAATGGCAACCCAGAAACACGGTATACGAGAGATGGGGCCTTTTACTTAAGTCCGAATGCTAATAATCCGCAATTGTTAAATTTAGTTACCGGTCAAGGACATTATGTCATGGGTGAAAATGGACCGATTCAAATCCCAGCTAATTTTAAAGACATTACAATTAGTGAAGGTGGAAGAGTCAGTGTATCATTAAACGGTGGCGGTAATGTGGATGCAGGTCAATTGGCTGTAGTCCGCGCTGAACGTCCACAAATGTTAATTCAAATGGGAGAGAACCTTTTTGGACTCCCTGAAAATTTAGCTGAACAAGGATTAAATGTTGCTGATATTCTTACTGCGTTAGGTGCAGGTGAAATCTCAATGCAACAAGGGTCACTAGAAATGTCTAACGTTGATATGAGCCGAGAAATGACGGAATTAATGATGACACAACGATCTTATCAATCAAACGCCCGTTCGATCACAATGGCTGACCAAATGATGGGGTTAGTGAACTCAATCCGCTAA
- a CDS encoding flagellar hook-basal body protein has translation MLRGIYSSAAAMVSQQQRQEMLTNNLANANTPGFKADQASLRAFPNMLIKAMNTSNMLPNSHHVGELSTGVYLQETMPNFRQGDIHETGNTTDLALLQGVMPFNEQGRQGALFFEVQNENGDVRYTRNGSLAVDAGGFLVTTEGHYVRDTAGNRMLVGSEDFTVDRNGQVVTQAGNVVGQIQVTFAEDPMLLVKEGNGLLRFDGEGALPTAIGNGQVTYQLQQGFIERSNVDTAQTMTEMMNTFRTFEANQKVLQAYDRSLEKAVNEIGRIG, from the coding sequence ATGCTTCGAGGAATCTATAGTTCTGCTGCTGCGATGGTATCACAACAGCAAAGACAGGAAATGCTGACAAATAACCTTGCAAATGCGAATACACCAGGATTTAAAGCTGACCAAGCGTCACTGCGAGCTTTTCCTAATATGTTAATTAAAGCAATGAATACATCGAACATGCTACCAAATTCTCATCATGTCGGAGAACTAAGTACGGGTGTTTATTTACAAGAAACAATGCCTAACTTTAGGCAAGGTGATATACATGAAACAGGAAATACAACTGACCTTGCATTGCTACAAGGCGTCATGCCTTTTAATGAGCAAGGACGTCAAGGTGCGTTATTTTTTGAAGTGCAAAATGAAAACGGTGATGTTCGTTATACAAGAAACGGCAGTTTAGCTGTCGATGCTGGTGGTTTCCTAGTGACAACAGAAGGCCATTATGTTCGTGATACAGCGGGGAACCGTATGCTTGTTGGGTCAGAAGATTTTACTGTTGATCGAAATGGACAAGTTGTAACTCAAGCAGGTAATGTTGTAGGGCAAATTCAAGTGACGTTTGCTGAAGATCCTATGCTACTTGTAAAAGAAGGAAATGGATTGCTTCGTTTTGATGGTGAAGGAGCTCTTCCAACAGCTATCGGAAACGGGCAAGTCACATATCAATTACAGCAAGGTTTTATTGAGCGTTCTAACGTCGATACTGCCCAAACAATGACGGAAATGATGAATACATTCCGTACGTTTGAAGCAAACCAAAAAGTATTACAAGCCTATGACCGTAGCTTAGAAAAAGCGGTTAATGAAATCGGCCGAATTGGCTAG
- a CDS encoding rod shape-determining protein, whose amino-acid sequence MFGRDIGIDLGTANVLVYVKGKGIVLDEPSVVALEATTQRVLAVGEEAFRMVGRTPGNIVAMRPMKDGVIANFELTESMLKHFLNKVNVKNVFSKPRILICCPTNITSVEQKAIREAAEKSGGKNVYLEEEPKVAAIGAGMDIFQPSGNMVIDIGGGTTDVAVLSMGDIVTASSIKVAGDRFDHEILTYIKKKYKLLIGERTSEAIKKEVATVFPNARETSLEIRGRDMVSGLPRTITVYSAEIQEALQEAVSYIVQASKGVLEQTPPELSADIIDRGVILTGGGALLHGIDLLLAEELKVPVLVADEPMHCVAKGTGIILENLDRMSSKRIRL is encoded by the coding sequence ATGTTCGGTAGGGATATAGGGATTGATTTAGGAACGGCAAATGTTTTAGTGTATGTAAAAGGAAAGGGGATTGTCCTTGATGAGCCATCTGTTGTGGCGCTTGAGGCAACAACCCAAAGAGTTTTGGCAGTAGGGGAAGAAGCATTTCGTATGGTTGGACGTACCCCAGGGAATATTGTAGCCATGCGACCAATGAAAGATGGAGTTATCGCCAACTTTGAATTAACAGAATCTATGCTAAAACATTTTTTAAATAAAGTAAATGTTAAAAATGTTTTTTCGAAGCCGCGTATTTTGATTTGTTGCCCGACGAACATAACCTCCGTAGAACAAAAAGCAATCCGCGAAGCAGCTGAGAAAAGCGGTGGAAAAAATGTATACCTTGAAGAAGAGCCGAAAGTCGCTGCGATTGGTGCGGGTATGGATATTTTTCAACCAAGTGGTAACATGGTCATAGACATAGGCGGTGGAACAACAGATGTTGCTGTTCTTTCCATGGGTGATATCGTCACCGCCTCTTCTATTAAAGTAGCAGGAGACCGGTTTGACCATGAAATTTTGACTTACATAAAGAAGAAGTATAAGTTATTAATCGGTGAGAGAACATCTGAAGCGATAAAAAAAGAAGTCGCGACTGTGTTCCCAAATGCACGTGAGACAAGCTTGGAAATTCGGGGCCGTGATATGGTGAGTGGACTTCCACGTACAATTACGGTGTATTCTGCAGAAATTCAAGAAGCATTGCAAGAAGCAGTTTCTTATATTGTACAAGCTTCTAAAGGCGTCCTTGAGCAAACACCTCCAGAGCTTTCAGCTGATATTATCGACCGCGGGGTTATTTTAACAGGCGGTGGTGCGTTATTGCACGGAATTGATTTATTATTAGCGGAAGAATTAAAAGTACCTGTTTTAGTAGCGGATGAGCCGATGCACTGTGTTGCAAAAGGTACAGGGATTATCTTAGAAAACCTTGACCGTATGTCGTCAAAACGAATTAGGCTATAA